Proteins encoded by one window of Macaca mulatta isolate MMU2019108-1 chromosome 10, T2T-MMU8v2.0, whole genome shotgun sequence:
- the LOC715954 gene encoding signal-regulatory protein beta-1 yields MPIPASWPHLPGPFLLMNLLLGGLPGVLGEEELQVIQPEKSVSVTAGESATLNCTMTSLIPVGPIQWFRGAGPGRELIYHQKEGHFPRVTPVSDPTKRNNLDFSIRISNITPADAGTYYCVKFRKGSPDVELKSGAGTELSVRAKPSAPVVSGPTARATPEHTVSFTCESHGFSPRDITLKWFKNGNELSDFQTNVDPAGKSVSYSIRSTARVVLTRRDVHSQVICEVAHVTLQGDPLRGTANLSEAIRVPPTLEVFQRPMRAENQANVTCQVRKFYPQRLLLTWLENGNVSQTETASTLTENKDGTYSWRSWLLVNTCAHRDGVVLTCQVEHDGQPAVSKSHALEVSAHQKEQCSDTTSGPVLAPTAPLLIALLLGPKVLLVVGVSVIYVYWKQKA; encoded by the exons ATGCCCATCCCAGCCTCCTGGCCCCACCTTCCTGGTCCTTTCCTGCTGATGAATCTACTGTTGGGGGGACTACCAG GAGTGTTGGGTGAGGAGGAGTTGCAGGTGATTCAGCCTGAGAAGTCCGTGTCAGTCACAGCTGGAGAGTCGGCCACTCTGAACTGCACTATGACCTCCCTGATCCCTGTGGGGCCCATCCAGTGGTTCAGAGGAGCTGGACCAGGCCGGGAATTAATCTACCATCAGAAGGAAGGCCACTTTCCCCGGGTAACACCTGTTTCAGACCCCACAAAAAGAAACAACCTGGACTTTTCCATCCGCATCAGTAACATCACCCCAGCAGATGCCGGCACCTACTACTGTGTGAAGTTCCGGAAAGGGAGCCCCGATGTGGAGTTGAAGTCTGGAGCAGGAACTGAGCTGTCTGTGCGTG CCAAACCCTCTGCCCCTGTGGTATCGGGCCCCACAGCGAGGGCCACACCTGAGCACACAGTGAGCTTCACCTGCGAGTCCCATGGCTTCTCTCCCAGAGACATCACCCTGAAATGGTTCAAAAATGGGAATGAGCTCTCAGACTTCCAGACCAACGTGGACCCTGCAGGAAAGAGCGTGTCCTACAGCATCCGCAGCACAGCCAGGGTGGTGCTGACCCGCAGAGACGTTCACTCTCAAGTCATCTGCGAGGTGGCCCATGTCACCTTGCAGGGGGACCCTCTTCGAGGGACTGCCAACTTGTCTGAGGCCATCCGAG TTCCACCCACCTTGGAGGTTTTCCAAAGGCCCATGAGGGCAGAGAACCAGGCGAACGTCACCTGCCAAGTGAGGAAGTTCTACCCCCAGAGACTCCTGCTGACCTGGTTGGAGAATGGAAATGTATCTCAGACAGAAACAGCTTCGACCCTCACAGAAAACAAGGATGGTACCTACAGCTGGAGGAGCTGGCTCCTGGTGAACACCTGTGCCCACAGGGATGGTGTGGTGCTCACCTGCCAGGTGGAACATGATGGGCAGCCAGCGGTTAGCAAAAGCCATGCCCTAGAGGTCTCAGCCCACCAGAAAGAACAGTGCTCGGATACCACTTCTG